In a single window of the Halomicroarcula saliterrae genome:
- a CDS encoding SRPBCC family protein → MGRILRETRIDAPRKRVFDLARHVEAHVETMPAEEAIGATGLLELGDFVTFRQRQFGVPFELTAEVTVMDRPNRFVDEQRAGVFGSLVHEHTFEDCEGGTLMRDSVRFAMPFGPLGKTGEPVARRRLQRLIDYHATALRAVAEGDEWQRFLND, encoded by the coding sequence ATGGGACGGATTCTCAGGGAAACGCGTATCGACGCTCCCCGAAAGCGAGTGTTCGACCTCGCGCGCCACGTAGAGGCTCACGTCGAGACGATGCCGGCGGAGGAGGCGATCGGCGCGACCGGGCTGCTGGAACTCGGGGATTTCGTTACCTTCCGCCAGCGGCAGTTCGGCGTACCGTTCGAGCTGACCGCCGAGGTGACCGTCATGGACCGACCGAACAGGTTCGTCGACGAGCAGCGCGCCGGCGTCTTCGGCTCGCTCGTTCACGAGCACACGTTCGAGGACTGCGAAGGTGGGACACTGATGCGTGACAGCGTTCGGTTCGCGATGCCGTTCGGTCCGCTCGGGAAGACGGGTGAGCCCGTCGCCCGACGGCGCTTGCAGCGGCTCATCGACTACCACGCGACGGCACTGCGTGCGGTGGCCGAAGGTGACGAGTGGCAGCGATTCCTGAACGACTGA
- a CDS encoding DUF4013 domain-containing protein, producing MKNVAIGGILLFLSFLFVPALAAFGYVVRSLRHVLNGVEEPPEFDDWGDLLTDGAKAFAIGLVYALIPAAIAVVAVLASGATLGLGGNGAGSGLVVGLIALVAALLVFVVSLLSAYIVPAAVVAWVRTDSLGAAFSPRELRVLAFSKTYATGWAVALGIGLLAGIVSSALGAVFIGTVLVPFIAFYGNVAGAYAIGSAVREMPAVDDGRDAPASQPAA from the coding sequence GTGAAAAACGTAGCCATCGGGGGGATACTGCTCTTCCTGAGCTTCCTCTTCGTCCCGGCACTCGCCGCGTTCGGATACGTCGTCCGCTCGCTCCGACACGTCCTGAACGGCGTGGAGGAACCGCCGGAGTTCGACGACTGGGGCGACCTGCTGACCGACGGCGCGAAGGCGTTCGCAATCGGTCTCGTCTACGCGCTGATTCCCGCGGCTATCGCGGTGGTCGCAGTGCTCGCAAGCGGCGCGACGCTGGGTCTGGGCGGCAACGGCGCCGGGAGCGGCCTCGTCGTGGGGCTCATCGCCCTCGTCGCCGCGCTGCTCGTGTTCGTCGTCTCGCTGCTTTCGGCCTACATCGTCCCTGCGGCCGTCGTGGCCTGGGTTCGCACGGACAGCCTCGGCGCGGCGTTCTCGCCGCGTGAACTGCGCGTGCTCGCGTTCAGCAAGACCTACGCGACCGGGTGGGCCGTCGCCCTCGGTATCGGCCTGCTGGCCGGTATCGTCTCCAGCGCGCTCGGGGCCGTCTTCATCGGCACCGTGCTCGTTCCCTTCATCGCGTTCTACGGGAACGTCGCCGGCGCGTACGCCATCGGCTCGGCGGTCCGGGAGATGCCCGCCGTCGACGACGGGCGCGACGCCCCGGCCAGCCAGCCCGCGGCCTGA
- a CDS encoding MBL fold metallo-hydrolase, whose product MVRELRPGLWLLELGLLPPLASNAYLVDERQFGGEREELVLIDTGLWWNRPSIADELDAVGYGPGDLDRVLLTHYDLDHVGGLNRLVPEFDGPVSVGRDDLDLLERRVHPELLHHKGLFHRASRRLFPLPDLALEPLSDGETVGGFTAYHTPGHNPGHTVFHHAGASAAFLGDLVWAADDGGLTTPFWGDSYDMVQLRESVGALADRIPAFDVAAMGHGDPLVTGGHAALRALAGRL is encoded by the coding sequence ATGGTCCGAGAGCTTCGCCCTGGCCTCTGGCTGCTTGAACTCGGGCTCCTCCCGCCGCTGGCCTCGAACGCCTACCTCGTCGACGAGCGCCAGTTCGGGGGTGAACGCGAGGAACTAGTGCTGATAGATACGGGGCTGTGGTGGAACCGGCCGAGCATCGCCGACGAACTCGACGCAGTGGGGTACGGCCCCGGAGACCTCGACCGCGTGCTGCTAACCCACTACGACCTCGACCACGTCGGCGGGCTCAACAGGCTCGTCCCCGAGTTCGACGGCCCGGTCTCCGTGGGCCGGGACGACCTCGACCTGCTGGAGCGACGCGTCCATCCCGAACTGCTCCACCACAAGGGCCTGTTCCACCGGGCGAGCCGACGGCTCTTTCCGCTCCCGGACCTCGCGCTGGAGCCGCTGTCGGACGGCGAGACGGTGGGCGGGTTCACCGCGTACCACACGCCGGGCCACAACCCGGGCCACACCGTGTTTCACCACGCCGGCGCGTCCGCCGCGTTTCTGGGCGACCTCGTCTGGGCCGCCGACGACGGCGGGCTGACGACGCCGTTCTGGGGCGACTCCTACGACATGGTCCAGCTCAGGGAGAGCGTCGGAGCGCTCGCCGACCGGATTCCGGCCTTCGACGTGGCGGCGATGGGTCACGGCGACCCGCTCGTGACCGGCGGCCACGCGGCGCTTCGCGCGCTCGCCGGGCGGCTGTGA
- a CDS encoding DUF4013 domain-containing protein: MLEDAITYPSTGERNVETLAIGGVLSLLGVFFVPILFVYGYLVRVIRQVAKGETDVAPAFDEWEELLVDGLVVFGISVVYVLVPTAVLVAGLFVLLVPVGVGVGVGGNGGSAVAVFGVLVSLAVTLLGIVALLAAFYLVPAAVAAYARTGRFGSAFSPSTLRRVGTDGSYVVAWLVALVIGFLAQVVGGALTLTLVGAVLVPFVTFYGNVASAYAIGAGVAETELASETSDEGAAAGRPAV, translated from the coding sequence ATGCTCGAAGACGCAATCACGTACCCGTCGACCGGTGAACGGAACGTCGAGACGCTCGCTATCGGCGGCGTCTTGAGTCTCCTGGGCGTGTTTTTCGTCCCGATACTGTTCGTCTATGGCTATCTGGTGCGCGTCATCAGGCAGGTCGCCAAGGGGGAGACCGACGTGGCGCCGGCGTTCGACGAGTGGGAGGAACTCCTCGTCGACGGACTGGTCGTGTTCGGTATCTCCGTCGTCTACGTGCTCGTACCGACAGCGGTACTCGTCGCGGGGCTGTTCGTGTTGCTCGTGCCGGTCGGTGTGGGTGTCGGGGTCGGCGGCAACGGCGGCAGCGCCGTCGCCGTCTTCGGCGTCCTCGTCTCGCTGGCCGTCACGCTGCTCGGAATCGTCGCCCTGCTGGCGGCGTTTTACCTCGTCCCGGCCGCGGTGGCGGCCTACGCCCGCACCGGGCGATTCGGGTCGGCGTTCTCGCCGTCGACGCTCCGGAGGGTCGGGACCGACGGGAGCTACGTCGTCGCCTGGCTGGTCGCACTCGTCATCGGCTTTCTCGCGCAGGTCGTCGGCGGCGCGCTCACGCTCACGCTCGTGGGTGCCGTGCTCGTCCCCTTCGTCACGTTCTACGGCAACGTGGCCAGCGCCTACGCTATCGGCGCCGGCGTCGCGGAGACTGAACTCGCCTCGGAGACGAGCGACGAGGGAGCGGCTGCCGGCCGGCCCGCGGTCTGA
- the rqcH gene encoding ribosome rescue protein RqcH: protein MDHKRELTSVDLAALEAELAEYTGAKLDKAYLYAEDDLVRLKLRDFDRGRVEFIIELGDVKGAYVAAADHVPDAPGRPPDFAMMLRNRLSGADLVRVEQFEFDRILELEFERGDGSTTLVAELFGDGNLAVLDTHGEVIDCLETVRLKSRTVAPGTPYEFPSARFNPLTVDYDGFVARVRDSDADLVRTLATQLNFGGLYGEELCTRAGIDYHEPVEELTEAQLDRLYEVVSEFATKLSEGPLDPRVYYEELDGETDEDGDPERRRVDATPVALEEYEHRYSERFDSFNAALDDYFYNFQREEEVEGGETQRPDFESEISKYEHIIRQQQEAIDDFEADAQAEREKAELLYANYDLVDDVLSTVRSAREADVPWADIEAKFAEGADRGIPAAEAVVSVDGSEGTVTLDIDGTRVTVDADTGVEKNADELYKEAKRIEGKKAGALAAIEDTREDLDDVKQRRDEWATDDGDHDAEEDDSEDEPTDWLAEQSIPVRHNEQWYEQFRWFHTSDGYLVIGGRDADDNEQLVQKYLEGGDKFFHAQAHGGPVTVLKATGPSEAAKEVDFPQSSLEEAAQFAVSYSSVWKDGKFAGDVYMVDPDQVSKTPESGEYLEKGGFAVRGDRTYFEDTPVGVAVGITCEDRTQVVGGPPAAIEGDVATSVAVEPGQYAQNDIAKRLYRVFKERFTDETFVRKVASPDLIQEFLPPGGSRMVDE, encoded by the coding sequence ATGGACCACAAGCGGGAACTGACGAGCGTCGACCTCGCCGCCCTCGAGGCCGAACTCGCCGAGTACACGGGGGCGAAACTCGACAAGGCGTATCTCTACGCCGAGGACGACCTCGTGCGGCTGAAGCTGCGGGACTTCGACCGGGGCCGCGTGGAGTTCATCATCGAACTCGGCGACGTGAAGGGGGCCTACGTCGCCGCGGCGGACCACGTCCCGGACGCGCCCGGCCGGCCGCCCGACTTCGCGATGATGCTGCGCAACCGGCTCTCGGGGGCGGACCTCGTCCGCGTCGAGCAGTTCGAGTTCGACCGCATCCTCGAACTGGAGTTCGAGCGCGGGGACGGCTCGACGACGCTCGTCGCGGAGCTGTTCGGGGACGGCAACCTCGCAGTGCTCGACACCCACGGCGAGGTCATCGACTGTCTGGAGACCGTTCGGCTGAAGTCCAGAACCGTCGCGCCGGGGACCCCCTACGAGTTCCCCTCGGCGCGGTTCAATCCGCTGACCGTCGACTACGACGGCTTCGTCGCTCGCGTCCGCGACTCCGACGCCGACCTCGTCCGCACGCTCGCCACGCAGCTGAACTTCGGCGGGCTCTACGGGGAGGAGCTCTGTACGCGGGCCGGCATCGACTACCACGAGCCCGTCGAGGAGCTCACCGAGGCGCAACTCGACCGCCTCTACGAGGTGGTCTCGGAGTTCGCGACCAAGCTCTCCGAGGGGCCCCTCGACCCGCGGGTGTACTACGAGGAACTCGACGGCGAGACCGACGAGGACGGCGACCCGGAGCGCCGCCGCGTCGACGCCACCCCGGTCGCCCTGGAGGAGTACGAACACCGCTACAGCGAGCGCTTCGACTCGTTCAACGCCGCGCTGGACGACTACTTCTACAACTTCCAACGCGAGGAGGAGGTCGAGGGCGGCGAGACCCAGCGACCGGACTTCGAGAGCGAGATATCGAAGTACGAGCACATCATCAGGCAACAGCAGGAGGCCATCGACGATTTCGAGGCCGACGCCCAGGCCGAACGAGAGAAGGCCGAACTCCTGTATGCCAACTACGACCTCGTCGACGACGTGCTCTCGACCGTCCGGAGCGCCCGCGAGGCGGACGTGCCGTGGGCGGACATCGAGGCGAAGTTCGCGGAAGGCGCCGACCGGGGCATCCCGGCCGCCGAGGCCGTCGTGAGCGTCGACGGCAGCGAGGGGACGGTCACGCTCGATATCGACGGCACGCGCGTGACCGTCGACGCCGACACCGGCGTCGAGAAGAACGCCGACGAGCTGTACAAGGAGGCCAAACGCATCGAGGGGAAAAAAGCGGGCGCGCTGGCGGCCATCGAGGACACCCGGGAGGACCTCGACGACGTCAAACAGCGCCGCGACGAGTGGGCGACCGACGACGGCGACCACGACGCCGAGGAGGACGACAGCGAGGACGAACCGACCGACTGGCTCGCCGAACAGTCGATTCCGGTCCGCCACAACGAGCAGTGGTACGAGCAGTTCCGGTGGTTCCACACCTCCGACGGCTATCTGGTCATCGGCGGCCGGGACGCCGACGACAACGAACAGCTGGTCCAGAAGTATCTCGAAGGCGGTGACAAGTTCTTCCACGCGCAGGCCCACGGCGGCCCGGTCACCGTACTCAAGGCCACCGGACCGAGCGAGGCCGCGAAAGAGGTCGACTTCCCGCAGTCCTCGCTGGAAGAGGCCGCGCAGTTCGCCGTCTCGTACAGCTCCGTCTGGAAGGACGGGAAGTTCGCCGGCGACGTGTACATGGTCGACCCTGACCAGGTCTCGAAGACCCCGGAGAGCGGCGAGTATCTGGAGAAAGGCGGGTTCGCCGTGCGGGGCGACCGGACGTACTTCGAGGACACGCCGGTCGGCGTCGCCGTCGGCATCACCTGTGAGGACCGAACGCAGGTCGTCGGCGGGCCGCCGGCGGCCATCGAGGGCGACGTCGCCACGAGCGTCGCCGTCGAGCCGGGCCAGTACGCCCAGAACGACATCGCAAAGCGGCTCTACCGGGTGTTCAAGGAACGGTTCACGGACGAGACGTTCGTCCGGAAAGTCGCCAGCCCCGACCTGATTCAGGAGTTCCTGCCCCCGGGCGGGAGCCGGATGGTCGACGAATAG
- a CDS encoding NAD(P)/FAD-dependent oxidoreductase has protein sequence MTSTLAIVGAGGAGAAAAYALRDDPVDVTVFEKSRGVCGRAATRRKDDCIYEYGANYLKDDDERVTELVTETLPSDGLVDVEAPIYAFERDGDVGEGRDSDEHKWTYESGITQLAKRLFAAADATVHNGVRVETLDRDAGGWRVFDAEGTDRGHYDALLLTPPAPQTADLLGEAAWDHDDCRDLRQTVASVPYRTVVSGMLHYPFELDVPWYAAVNTDKAHDIGWLAREECKAGHVPEGESLLLVQMNEPWSVANYDAHPDRILDEIAQRTARLLGDDRLTDPDWTDHQHWRYAQPEDTVDRDALAPAADHDLYFAGDWVASEPRLHAAVRNGLDVGERIGADY, from the coding sequence ATGACCTCGACCCTGGCTATCGTGGGTGCCGGTGGCGCGGGCGCCGCCGCTGCGTACGCGCTCCGGGACGACCCGGTCGACGTGACCGTCTTCGAGAAGAGTCGCGGTGTCTGTGGGCGGGCGGCCACCAGACGCAAGGACGACTGCATCTACGAATACGGGGCGAACTACCTCAAGGACGACGACGAGCGCGTCACCGAGCTGGTGACCGAGACGCTGCCGAGCGACGGACTCGTCGACGTCGAGGCGCCCATCTACGCCTTCGAGCGGGACGGCGACGTCGGCGAGGGTCGGGACAGCGACGAGCACAAGTGGACCTACGAGTCGGGCATCACACAGCTCGCAAAGCGACTGTTCGCCGCGGCCGACGCGACCGTCCACAACGGCGTCCGCGTGGAGACGCTGGACCGCGACGCCGGCGGCTGGCGCGTCTTCGACGCCGAGGGGACAGACCGCGGCCACTACGACGCGCTCTTGCTCACGCCGCCGGCGCCCCAGACCGCGGACCTGCTCGGCGAGGCGGCCTGGGACCACGACGACTGTCGCGACCTGCGCCAGACCGTCGCCTCGGTGCCGTACCGGACCGTCGTCTCCGGGATGTTACACTACCCCTTCGAGCTGGACGTGCCGTGGTACGCCGCCGTCAACACCGACAAGGCCCACGATATCGGCTGGCTCGCCCGGGAGGAGTGCAAAGCGGGCCACGTGCCCGAGGGGGAGTCACTGCTGCTGGTCCAGATGAACGAGCCGTGGTCGGTCGCCAACTACGACGCCCACCCCGACCGCATCCTCGACGAAATCGCCCAGCGAACCGCCCGCCTGCTCGGTGACGACCGGCTCACCGACCCCGACTGGACGGACCACCAGCACTGGCGCTACGCGCAGCCGGAGGACACGGTCGACCGCGACGCGCTCGCCCCGGCGGCCGACCACGACCTCTACTTCGCCGGCGACTGGGTGGCCAGCGAACCGCGACTGCACGCGGCTGTCCGGAACGGGCTGGACGTCGGCGAGCGGATCGGGGCGGACTACTGA
- a CDS encoding truncated hemoglobin produces the protein MAEETLYDRLGGRDGIRAVVDEFYDRLLADEDIGPLFANADMAQLRRTQTDFLCEAAGGPERYDGPPVREAHAHVPFTPSLIQRAIALLYGSLDAFDVADTDAEAVVGAVAAYETDLLAGPDDEG, from the coding sequence ATGGCAGAGGAGACGCTGTACGACCGGCTCGGTGGCCGCGACGGCATCCGCGCCGTCGTCGACGAGTTCTACGACAGGTTGCTCGCGGACGAGGACATCGGACCGCTGTTCGCGAACGCGGACATGGCCCAACTCAGGCGAACGCAGACGGATTTTCTCTGTGAGGCCGCGGGCGGGCCCGAACGATACGACGGACCGCCGGTCCGGGAGGCCCACGCACACGTCCCGTTCACACCGAGTCTCATCCAGCGGGCCATCGCATTGCTCTACGGGAGTCTCGACGCGTTCGACGTGGCGGACACGGATGCAGAGGCCGTCGTCGGGGCGGTCGCGGCCTACGAGACGGACCTGCTCGCCGGCCCGGACGACGAGGGGTGA